The following coding sequences lie in one Cannabis sativa cultivar Pink pepper isolate KNU-18-1 chromosome 5, ASM2916894v1, whole genome shotgun sequence genomic window:
- the LOC115715717 gene encoding protein ALTERED XYLOGLUCAN 9 has protein sequence MLGALQLGIMAAFVVVLVPMGMAGWHLSRNKMLFFSGALFITLAIGVHLTPYFPSVTDFVSSVSSVVIFDTRHSCLSLLHDVLWNVTHTHPNTSQYQKSWTWSSHDDVSACDFRKLTRSDASDLLNGSWVVVAGDSQSRFFALSLLGLVMKPQAVESVKSDLFKRHSDYRTVVDEIGMRLDFVWAPYESNLTDLVTAFKRNRNSPDVLIMGSGLWHMLRVTNESDYGVSLQVLRDSVVSLLPFSPELVTEGPVSGSVSVRSPHLFWIGMPTLINSMLNTEEKRVKMTDEMRRGYDTELWKSKILRQSGGPLLMIDMASLSWSCGVRCTIDGMHYDLPVYEAALQIMLNALLIESHQKL, from the coding sequence ATGTTGGGAGCTTTGCAATTGGGTATCATGGCTGCCTTCGTGGTGGTTCTGGTTCCCATGGGCATGGCCGGATGGCATCTCAGTCGTAACAAGATGCTCTTCTTCAGTGGAGCCCTTTTCATAACTCTCGCCATTGGTGTTCACCTCACTCCTTACTTCCCTTCCGTCACCGACTTCGTCTCCTCCGTCTCTTCCGTCGTCATCTTCGACACCCGACACTCATGTCTCTCTCTTCTCCACGACGTCCTTTGGAATGTCACACACACTCATCCCAACACTTCCCAATACCAAAAGTCTTGGACTTGGTCCTCCCACGACGACGTTTCCGCCTGTGACTTTCGGAAACTCACCCGATCCGACGCTTCGGATCTCCTAAACGGGTCGTGGGTTGTAGTCGCCGGTGACTCACAGTCACGATTCTTCGCCCTATCGCTTTTGGGTTTGGTAATGAAACCCCAAGCTGTTGAGTCCGTGAAAAGTGATCTCTTTAAGAGGCATAGCGATTATCGAACTGTGGTTGATGAGATTGGGATGAGATTGGATTTCGTATGGGCTCCGTACGAATCCAATTTGACCGATTTGGTTACGGCATTCAAGCGAAATAGAAACTCTCCCGATGTTTTGATCATGGGTTCAGGGCTATGGCATATGCTTAGGGTTACGAACGAATCGGATTACGGGGTTTCGTTACAGGTGTTGAGAGACTCAGTGGTTTCGTTACTGCCATTTTCACCGGAGCTCGTAACCGAAGGACCCGTGAGTGGGTCCGTTTCGGTTAGATCGCCGCACCTTTTCTGGATTGGAATGCCGACATTGATTAACTCGATGTTGAATACGGAGGAGAAGAGGGTTAAAATGACTGATGAAATGAGAAGGGGTTATGATACTGAGTTATGGAAAAGTAAGATTTTGAGACAATCTGGAGGACCCCTTTTGATGATTGATATGGCATCATTGAGTTGGAGTTGTGGAGTTAGGTGTACGATCGATGGTATGCATTATGATTTGCCTGTTTATGAAGCTGCACTTCAAATCATGTTAAATGCATTGCTCATTGAATCTCATCAGAAGCTCTGA
- the LOC133038496 gene encoding transcriptional corepressor LEUNIG_HOMOLOG-like yields MAEGYYHHHHILTHSLTQKEITELTYFVSNLVQKQALQCRNGNQVFEIGTVQEQNQRGYMYENATNNTDKIGCLFTSKSITLCCQFSSNGKYLASADWQIFVWDVGTLSSQSTLTAHSSFITDIRFQPNSSIFASSSFDGTVKKIWDAARSAANHIRFQPNNGKLAFASGNGVGFFNTQTRNVVFTKKVHKETVHLVCWDYYGEHVFSMSEDRVQVWSLSKGECMYQIVSNGNTYHAQFLFLCFLFEQSLKLWNDIGRMRTSFGAHGGNVRALAESKETNMIASAGDDHCVNLWKGKSTNASNY; encoded by the exons ATGGCAGAAGGTTATTATCACCACCACCACATATTGACACATTCTCTTACTCAG AAAGAAATAACAGAGCTAACTTATTTTGTG AGTAATTTAGTTCAAAAACAAGCACTGCAATGTAGAAATGGAAATCAGGTATTTGAAATTGGAACTGTTCAAGAACAAAATCAAAGG GGCTATATGTATGAAAATGCAACTAATAATACAGACAAAATAG GTTGCCTCTTCACAAGCAAAAGCATAACTTTGTGCTGCCAATTTTCATCAAATGGGAAGTATTTGGCAAGTGCAG ATTGGCAGATTTTTGTTTGGGATGTTGGAACTTTAAGCTCTCAGTCTACTTTAACTGCTCATTCATCTTTCATCACCGATATTCGGTTTCAACCGAATTCAAGTATTTTTGCATCTTCTTCATTTGATGGAACAGTGAAGAAGATATGGGATGCAGCCAGA AGTGCTGCAAACCATATTCGATTCCAACCCAACAATGGAAAGCTAGCTTTTGCATCAGGAAATGGAGTTGGTTTTTTCAACACTCAGACTAGAAATGTTGTGTTCACTAAGAAG GTACATAAGGAAACTGTTCATTTAGTTTGTTGGGATTATTATGGGGAACATGTTTTTTCTATGAGTGAAGATAGAGTTCAAGTTTGGTCATTATCTAAAGGAGAATGTATGTATCAGATAGTTTCAAATGGAAATACTTACCATGCACAATTCTTATTTTTATG ttttttatttgaGCAGAGCCTGAAGTTATGGAATGATATTGGCCGAATGAGGACATCATTTGGAGCTCATGGTGGAAATGTTAGAGCTCTAGCTGAATCAAAAGAGACTAATATGATTGCCTCAGCTGGCGATGATCACTGTGTGAATTTATGGAAAGGAAAATCCACCAATGCAAGTAATTATTGA